The genomic segment CTCAAGTCGGGGCAACGAGTGCTGCTGCAGGTCGAATCGGTGGACTACCTGACCCTGGGCCTCGGCTGTCGCTATGTCGAGACCCTGTCGTCGTCGACGGAAGAGGACGTGGTGGACACCCTGCCGGAGGCCGTCGATTGAGGTGAGGCAGCGATCGGTGCATCGGTTCGAGCGATGGTCGGCCAACCACCGGTTGGCGCTGGCGGTCGGTTTTTCACTGCTGCTGCATGGCCTGCTGTTGTCGCTGCACTTCCGTTTCCCGGAAGCGTCGCGTGCCGCCCGCGAGCGGGCGCTCGACGTCGTCCTGGTCAATCGTCGTTCGGCGCGCGCACCGGAGGAAGCGACGGTGCAGGCACAGGCCAACCTCGACAATGGCGGCAATACCGAGCACGAGCGCCGGGCGAAGACGCCGATGCCGGCCGCGCCCCGGCAGCAGCACGGTGACGAGCTCGAACACTCGCAGAAGCGGGTGCAGGCGCTCGAGGCGCATCAGCAACGGCTGGCGACGCAGGCACGGAGCCACGATTCGGTGCCGGCGACCGCCGCCCGCGAGGCGCAGCCGGATCCCGTGGCGAACCTCAGTGGCCGTGACCTGGCGCAGAGTGCGCTGGCGATGGCGCGTCTCGAAGGCGAGATCGCCAAGGAACTCGATGAATACAGCAAGCGGCCGCGTAAGCAGTTCATCGGCAGCAGTGCGATGGAATACCGCTTTGCACAGTACTTCGAGGAGTGGCGACAGAAGGTCGAGCGCGTCGGCACGCTCAACTACCCGGCCGAGGCGCGTGGCAAGCTCTACGGCAGCCTCGTCCTGACGGTGACGGTGCGTAGCGACGGCAGCGTCGACTCGGTCGAGATCAACCGCTCTTCCGGCCACCGGATCCTCGACGATGCCGCGCGCCGCATCGTCGTCATGGCCTCGCCGTTTGCCGCCTTTCCGCCGGCCATTCGGCACGATACCGATACCCTGGTGATCACCCGGACGTGGAATTTCACCCAGCGCGACAGTTTGGAGACCAGGGCCGCGAAGCGATGAGCGACCGTTACTGCGTCTTCGGCAATCCGGTGGGGCACAGCAGGTCACCGGCGATCCACGCGGCCTTCGCCGCCGCGTGCCACCAGGATCTGGTCTACGAGGCGATCCTCGCACCCCAGGAAGGCTTTGCCGCTTGCGTGCGCGCCTTCGTCGCCACCGGCGGTCGTGGCGCCAACGTCACCGTACCGTTCAAGCAGGAGGCCTGCCGGCTGGCGACGCGACTGACGCAGCGCGCGCGGCTGGCTGGCGCGGTCAACACCCTGTCCTTCGATGGCGCCGACTGGCTTGGCGACAATACCGACGGTGCTG from the Accumulibacter sp. genome contains:
- a CDS encoding energy transducer TonB, with product MHRFERWSANHRLALAVGFSLLLHGLLLSLHFRFPEASRAARERALDVVLVNRRSARAPEEATVQAQANLDNGGNTEHERRAKTPMPAAPRQQHGDELEHSQKRVQALEAHQQRLATQARSHDSVPATAAREAQPDPVANLSGRDLAQSALAMARLEGEIAKELDEYSKRPRKQFIGSSAMEYRFAQYFEEWRQKVERVGTLNYPAEARGKLYGSLVLTVTVRSDGSVDSVEINRSSGHRILDDAARRIVVMASPFAAFPPAIRHDTDTLVITRTWNFTQRDSLETRAAKR